In Salinigranum marinum, one DNA window encodes the following:
- a CDS encoding nitronate monooxygenase, which produces MPSLRTPLTRQLGIDVPVVQAPIGSATSPALAAAVAEAGGLGTLAVTWRDPADVPAAVAATRRRTDGPVGANVVVDPGATATPTDALVDACLDAGVDVLSLSFGDATPYVGRAHDAGVDVWVTVGSAAEAQEAVAAGADVVVTQGVEAGGHLQSDVSTMALVPRVVDAVDVPVVAAGGIGDGRGLAAVLALGADAGWLGTRFVATEEARAHTRYRRRIVSAAETDTVSGTPFDEGWPDVPHRVLRNATVDEWDARGRPPRGERPGEGDVVARVDGTDVRRYEDSLASPEATGDVEALPLYAGQSSGLVSDVRPAETVVERLVTEAREALRSLPG; this is translated from the coding sequence ATGCCCTCCCTCCGAACGCCGCTCACCCGACAGCTCGGTATCGACGTCCCTGTCGTCCAGGCTCCGATCGGGAGCGCGACGTCCCCAGCGCTCGCCGCCGCCGTCGCCGAGGCCGGCGGGCTCGGGACGCTCGCCGTGACCTGGCGCGACCCCGCGGACGTCCCCGCGGCCGTCGCGGCGACCCGCCGTCGGACCGACGGCCCGGTCGGCGCGAACGTCGTCGTCGACCCCGGCGCCACGGCGACGCCGACGGACGCGCTGGTCGACGCCTGTCTCGACGCCGGCGTCGACGTGCTGTCGCTCTCGTTCGGTGACGCGACGCCCTACGTCGGCCGGGCGCACGACGCCGGCGTCGACGTGTGGGTGACCGTCGGGAGCGCGGCCGAGGCCCAGGAGGCCGTCGCCGCCGGCGCGGACGTCGTCGTGACGCAGGGAGTCGAGGCCGGGGGACATCTCCAGAGCGACGTGTCGACGATGGCGCTCGTCCCCCGCGTCGTCGACGCCGTCGACGTCCCGGTCGTCGCCGCGGGTGGGATCGGCGACGGGCGCGGACTCGCGGCCGTTCTCGCGCTCGGTGCCGACGCGGGGTGGCTCGGGACGCGCTTCGTCGCCACCGAGGAGGCGCGTGCGCACACCCGGTACCGTCGACGGATCGTCTCGGCGGCCGAGACGGACACCGTCTCCGGGACGCCGTTCGACGAAGGGTGGCCGGACGTTCCCCACCGCGTCCTCCGCAACGCCACCGTGGACGAGTGGGACGCGAGGGGTCGCCCACCCCGCGGCGAGCGGCCCGGCGAGGGCGACGTGGTCGCCCGGGTCGACGGGACGGACGTCCGGCGGTACGAGGACTCGCTCGCTAGCCCCGAGGCGACCGGTGACGTCGAGGCGCTGCCGCTGTACGCGGGACAGAGTAGCGGTCTCGTCTCGGACGTGCGGCCGGCGGAGACGGTCGTCGAGCGACTCGTCACGGAGGCGCGCGAGGCGCTCCGGAGCCTCCCCGGGTGA
- a CDS encoding rhomboid family intramembrane serine protease yields the protein MAKCDECGKHENLPYQCRRCGQTFCGEHRLPENHSCPGLNEWDDPAGVFESDFDDSVDKRGGGSKGVLDRLTSMGGPLGYFRGNMSYLFLGLMWITFALQFFVFPLFGFGPRSAVWQAVFVLSPDHIVYVWTWFTSIFAHGGFTHIAFNSIALYFFGPVVERYIDTKRFTGLFFGAGVLAGLAQVGTTLLTTGPFGPGVVGASGAIMGVLGVLTVLNPNLKVYLYFIIPMPLWVLTFGFAAFSLVAGFGDFGGAGALGGNVAHFAHLVGLLVGLAYGGRVKGSVGVPQSLQFGGGRGGPGGPGRGRF from the coding sequence ATGGCGAAGTGTGACGAGTGCGGCAAACACGAGAACTTGCCGTACCAGTGTCGGCGCTGCGGGCAGACGTTCTGCGGCGAACACCGCCTCCCGGAGAACCACAGCTGTCCCGGGTTGAACGAGTGGGATGACCCCGCGGGCGTCTTCGAGAGCGACTTCGACGACTCGGTCGACAAGCGGGGCGGAGGGTCGAAAGGCGTGCTCGACCGGCTCACGTCGATGGGCGGTCCGCTGGGGTACTTCCGCGGGAACATGAGCTACCTCTTTCTCGGGCTGATGTGGATCACGTTCGCGCTGCAGTTCTTCGTCTTTCCGCTCTTCGGCTTCGGTCCTCGCTCTGCAGTCTGGCAGGCCGTGTTCGTCCTCAGCCCCGACCACATCGTGTACGTCTGGACCTGGTTCACCTCGATCTTCGCCCACGGCGGCTTCACTCACATCGCGTTCAACAGCATCGCGCTGTACTTCTTCGGGCCGGTCGTCGAGCGGTACATCGACACCAAGCGGTTCACCGGGCTCTTCTTCGGCGCGGGGGTGCTCGCCGGGCTCGCACAGGTCGGGACGACGCTCCTCACCACGGGACCGTTCGGCCCCGGCGTGGTCGGCGCGTCGGGCGCGATCATGGGCGTTCTCGGGGTGCTCACGGTACTGAACCCGAACCTGAAGGTGTACCTGTACTTCATCATCCCCATGCCGCTGTGGGTGCTGACGTTCGGCTTCGCGGCGTTCAGCCTCGTCGCCGGCTTCGGCGACTTCGGTGGTGCCGGGGCGCTCGGTGGCAACGTCGCTCACTTCGCTCACCTCGTCGGCCTCCTGGTCGGCCTCGCGTACGGCGGTCGCGTGAAGGGATCGGTCGGCGTCCCGCAGTCGCTCCAGTTCGGCGGGGGGCGGGGCGGGCCAGGCGGCCCCGGTCGCGGGCGCTTCTGA
- a CDS encoding endonuclease V — MEPRFPRYLPDPAASRAEMESLQRAVADAASFTDEFAFDPEGVCGDRKQTTLDLDRSSRADGPVVAGIDQAFLDDAAVSAVVCLQDGEVIERVHAVSALSIPYIPGLLSFREGGPIVDALAELDTDPDLLFFDGSGRIHYREAGLATHMGVVFDRPSVGIAKSLLCGRPRESVDGRPEGWRTPILSNADVDTPDGRVIGYAVQSRQYESSRTINPLYVSPGHRVAAGTAADLVSSCCAGYKLPEPTRLADAYADEVKADYE; from the coding sequence ATGGAGCCCCGTTTTCCGCGCTATCTCCCGGACCCCGCCGCCTCGCGCGCGGAGATGGAATCCCTCCAGCGCGCCGTCGCGGACGCGGCCTCGTTCACCGACGAGTTCGCCTTCGACCCCGAGGGAGTCTGCGGCGACCGCAAGCAGACCACGCTCGATCTCGACCGCTCGTCGCGCGCGGACGGCCCCGTCGTCGCCGGGATCGACCAGGCGTTCCTCGACGACGCGGCGGTCAGCGCGGTCGTCTGCCTCCAAGACGGAGAGGTGATCGAACGCGTCCACGCGGTCTCGGCGCTCTCGATCCCGTACATCCCGGGCCTGCTGTCGTTCCGCGAGGGCGGACCCATCGTCGACGCGCTCGCCGAACTCGACACCGACCCCGATCTGCTCTTCTTCGACGGGAGCGGCCGCATCCACTACCGGGAGGCCGGTCTCGCCACCCACATGGGCGTCGTCTTCGACCGACCGAGCGTCGGCATCGCGAAGTCCCTGTTGTGTGGACGACCGCGTGAGTCCGTCGACGGCCGGCCCGAAGGGTGGCGGACGCCGATCCTCTCGAACGCCGACGTGGACACGCCCGACGGCCGCGTCATCGGCTACGCCGTCCAGTCGCGGCAGTACGAGTCGAGTCGGACGATCAATCCACTGTACGTCAGCCCCGGCCACCGGGTCGCCGCCGGGACGGCCGCAGACCTCGTCTCGTCGTGCTGTGCCGGCTACAAACTCCCCGAGCCGACCCGCCTCGCGGACGCGTACGCGGACGAAGTGAAAGCCGATTACGAGTGA